One genomic segment of Jaculus jaculus isolate mJacJac1 chromosome 2, mJacJac1.mat.Y.cur, whole genome shotgun sequence includes these proteins:
- the LOC101604184 gene encoding dentin sialophosphoprotein: MKIIIYICIWAVAWAIPVPQIKPVERYAVEKSENLTYLANARAQNELNITTKEWSHPPNETEIGRQLYIKDSYKGEGNVSEWVEIGGKNYSTQSNLANEEGDIENENGDTRDPETYGLDTIHEKEDNGTANGTKRQGLVSENVGEASESHVNGHGCHNTINKDSGDKNQNTNDTVLQENDPQVVGNNNSTNNEDEINGNKGDTGERAPEKGEKNGHRETEVTPSAGDNTGWDNSDGSPSGNGADEDEDKGSGDDEGGEAGNGKEGSDNSKGQEGREGQSHEKKDNYGGQNSVSNEDNDSEDKEGPHNNNGGDCTSSSEESCGSVAGGNGSHIIEETQKTTTRHSNAADSGIAKQSQPSPTGKSQDKRIEIDGLSNVNKGNITKGAGKLSEGKSSHGQHGIVTGRGNVKIQGEAGNQPGPGQKSEPGSKVGHSKTGSGSNSDRYDSYDFDDESMQGDDPNSSDESNGSDDTNSEGDNDSSSRGDSTYNSDESKDNGDGSDSDGEDDDSDNTSDTDDSDSNGNGNSESDDQDDDSSNSSDSSDSSDSSNSSDSSDSSDSSDSSDSSDSSDSSDSSDSSDSSDSNDSSDSSNSSDSSDSSDSSDSSNSSDSSDSSDSSDSSDSSDSSDSSDSSDSSDSSDSSDSSDSSDSSDSSDSSDSSDSSDSNDSSDSSDSSDSSDSSDSSDSSDSSDSSDSSDSSDSSDSSDSSDSSNSSDSSDSSDSSDSGDSSDSSDSSDSSNSSDSSDSSDSSDSSDSSDSSDSSDSSDSSDSSDSSDSSDSSDSSDSGDSSDSSDSSDSSDSSDSSDSSDSSDSSDSSDSSDSSDSSDSSDSSDSSDSSDSSDSSNSSDSSDSSDSSDSSDSSDSSDSSDSSDSSDSGDSSDSSDSSDSSDSSDSSDSSDSSDSGDSSDSSDSGDSKDSESGESTSDSSDESDSQSKSGNGHNGSESDSDSESEGSDSNHSTSDD, translated from the exons atgaagataattatATACATTTGCATTTGGGCAGTTGCTTGGGCAATTCCA GTTCCTCAAATCAAACCAGTGGAGAGATATGCTGTTGAAAAATCtgaaaatttaacttatttaGCAAATGCAAGAGCACAG AATGAGTTGAATATCACTACTAAAGAATGGAGTCACCCACCAAACGAAACTGAAATAGGAAGGCAACTATATATCAAAGATAGTTACAAAGGAGAAGGGAATGTTTCTGAGTGGGTAGAAATAGGAGGGAAGAATTATTCTACACAGTCTAATTTAGCAAATGAGGAGGGGGATATTGAGAATGAAAATGGGGACACAAGAGATCCAGAAACGTATGGTCTTGATACAATTCATGAAAAAGAAGATAATGGCACAGCAAATGGTACCAAACGGCAAGGGCTCGTCTCTGAAAATGTTGGAGAAGCAAGTGAGAGTCATGTAAATGGACATGGTTGTCACAATACAATAAACAAGGATTCTGGAGATAAAAATCAGAATACGAATGACACTGTTTTACAAGAAAATGATCCTCAAGTAGTAGGAAATAATAATAGTACCAACAATGAGGATGAAATAAATGGGAATAAGGGTGACACAGGTGAAAGAGCCcctgagaaaggagagaaaaatgggcatagGGAGACTGAGGTAACTCCAAGCGCTGGGGACAACACTGGCTGGGATAACTCAGATGGAAGTCCTAGTGGAAATGGAGCAGATGAGGATGAAGACAAGGGCTCTGGTGATGATGAAGGTGGAGAAGCAGGGAATGGAAAGGAAGGCAGTGATAACAGCAAGGGTCAAGAAGGCCGGGAGGGCCAGTCTCATGAGAAAAAAGACAATTATGGAGGTCAAAATTCAGTTAGTAATGAAGATAATGACTCTGAAGACAAAGAAGGTCCCCATAACAACAATGGTGGAGATTGCACCTCTAGCAGTGAGGAGAGTTGTGGCAGTGTTGCAGGTGGCAATGGCAGTCACATAATAGAGGAAACCCAGAAGACCACCACCAGACACAGTAATGCTGCAGACAGTGGAATTGCCAAGCAGTCACAACCAAGTCCTACTGGAAAGAGCCAAGATAAG AGAATAGAAATTGATGGTCTCAGCAATGTCAACAAAGGTAATATCACCAAAGGAGCTGGGAAACTCAGTGAGGGCAAATCGAGCCATGGGCAACATGGAATAGTCACAGGCAGGGGAAATGTCAAAATACAAGGTGAGGCAGGTAACCAACCAGGGCCTGGCCAGAAATCAGAGCCTGGAAGTAAAGTGGGACACAGCAAAACTGGCAGTGGTAGCAATAGTGATAGATATGACAGTTATGACTTTGATGATGAATCTATGCAAGGAGATGACCCAAATAGCAGTGACGAGTCTAATGGAAGTGATGATACTAATTCAGAAGGTGACAATGATAGCAGCAGCCGAGGAGATTCTACTTACAACTCTGATGAATCAAAAGATAATGGTGATGGAAGTGACTCAGATGGAGAGGATGATGACAGTGATAACACTTCAGACACTGATGATAGTGACAGCAATGGCAATGGCAACAGTGAGAGTGATGACCAGGATGA tgacagcagcaacagcagtgatAGCAGTGACAGCAGTGATAGCAGTAacagcagtgacagcagtgacagcagtgatagcagtgacagcagtgacagcagtgacagcagcGACAGCAGCGacagcagtgacagcagtgatAGTAGTGACAGCAACGATAGTAGtgacagcagcaacagcagtgacagcagtgacagcagtgatAGTAGtgacagcagcaacagcagtgacagcagtgacagcagtgacagcagtgatAGCAGCGACAGCAGTGATAGCAGTGACAGTAGTGACAGCAGTGATAGCAGTGacagcagtgacagcagtgatAGTAGTGACAGCAGTGATAGCAGTGacagcagtgacagcagtgacagcagtgatAGTAGTGACAGCAATGacagcagtgacagcagtgacagcagtgatAGTAGTGACAGCAGTGATAGCAGTGACAGCAGTGATAGTAGTGACAGCAGTGATAGTAGTGATAGTAGTGACAGCAGTGATAGCAGTGACAGCAGTGATAGTAGCAACAGCAGCGATAGTAGCGATAGCAGTGACAGCAGTGACAGTGGTGacagcagtgacagcagtgacagcagtgacagcagcaacagcagtgacagcagtgacagcagtgatAGCAGCGACAGCAGTGACAGTAGTGacagcagtgacagcagtgatAGCAGTGACAGCAGCGATAGCAGTGACAGCAGTGATAGCAGTGACAGCAGCGATAGTAGTGACAGTGGTGacagcagtgacagcagtgatagcagtgacagcagtgatagcagtgacagcagtgacagtagtgacagcagtgacagcagtgacagcagtgatagcagtgacagcagtgacagcagtgacAGTAGTGACAGCAGTGATAGCAGTGACAGCAGTGATAGCAGCGACAGCAGCAATAGTAGTGACAGCAGTGACAGTAGTGacagcagtgacagcagtgatagcagtgacagcagtgacagcagtgacagcagtgatAGTAGTGACAGTGGTGacagcagtgacagcagtgatAGCAGTGACAGCAGTGACAGTAGTGACAGCAGTGATAGCAGTGACAGCAGTGACAGTGGTGacagcagtgacagcagtgacAGTGGTGACAGCAAAGATAGTGAAAGTGGGGAGAGCACATCTGACAGCAGTGATGAGAGTGACAGCCAGAGCAAATCTGGAAATGGTCACAATGGAAGTGAGAGTGACAGTGACAGTGAAAGTGAAGGTAGTGACAGTAACCATTCAACCAGTGATGACTAG